From a region of the Gossypium raimondii isolate GPD5lz chromosome 10, ASM2569854v1, whole genome shotgun sequence genome:
- the LOC105776923 gene encoding uncharacterized protein LOC105776923, whose amino-acid sequence MGRSSRRKEKHEKVGELPQHDSNEGTSARTRPFNYDELMSKRNSKKVDEKVESVKEGNTEVRKIEKDSLIHKDFNVNRYDGGNGHGKEFSVGHERHLLGDREKRSSRKKIENADRRNDSISKQKARENHEPERRLKSEVRKDTDAKDESKYEKQTHVKRKTEKTAGGSENAYAKKHTRDLVERDRHVSRNEGKSERDDKRKHQTRDDEENRERNTTKRHETRKGHASETSDRKEKKEPSRSHHEDSNHKRRRSQSRECEDRHRRSISLSPRVHKRASHHVSEHELSSHGVKVRSGKHSDDRSRMTSNGSSGHHRRHGGSSSGLGGYSPRKRKTEASVRTPSPVHRSMEKRTAKWDLAPAETENMVSGSASTNLQASSQLVSINMHAMVNALPSVSVTGNPLVVSSTGSLSFDSVQLTEATRPMRRLYVENVPASASEKAMMESFNNFLLSSGVNHIRGTKPCISCIIHKGKGQALVEFLTPEDASAALSFDGSTLSGSILKIRRPKDFVEVTGEPEKSKATVTTVNDVVEGSHDRIFIGGISKALSSEMFVEIANAFGPLKAYHFDNNEDLHEQYAILEYVDQSVTHKACAGLNGMKLGGQVITAVQAVLDGFSSGNGGDRNSCIIPQLARPLLQKPTQVLKLKNLFPEDFSSLSEAEVEEILEDVRLECSRFGTIKSVNVVKHAKSIMANGENKMNDNMRETGTGEKLADDEINVETETMEEVTYGNSGRTAVVNFPSNSHKLVAGNSYNDEKPAGNLLDNELCRQGEFEGDINNEDVNHGSLDDELYPPGGLDSNSSAGAQLDTEMAVEDLTLEIVGKTISREAPNPIHTSKEESNYHFDRNADKIKSEAMNVEKISVVEENANLEEVNRKLPEGLSKIEDPSFKSESITSFQEIPAQLNTQKEEPDSQNDKVDDNIKSEIINVDKKLVPKEELQQEVGAGKLPKAVDGSAGSTRMEFNAIEKDENREKNNLKKIFEPGCVFVQYRRTEASCTAAHSIHGRLFDNRIVTVEYIDPNLYRVKFPE is encoded by the exons ATGGGCAGATCGAGTCGGCGTAAGGAAAAGCATGAAAAAGTTGGGGAGCTTCCACAACATGATTCCAATGAAGGAACTTCTGCCCGGACTAGGCCTTTCAACTACGATGAGCTGATGTCCAAGAGGAATAGTAAAAAAGTTgatgaaaaagttgaaagtGTCAAAGAAGGAAATACAGAAGTGAGGAAGATAGAAAAGGACAGCCTAATCCATAAAGATTTTAATGTTAACAGATATGATGGAGGAAATGGACATGGCAAGGAATTTTCTGTTGGTCATGAAAGGCACCTATTGGGAGACAGGGAGAAGAGAAGTTCCCGCAAGAAAATAGAGAATGCGGATAGGAGAAACGATAGCATCTCTAAACAGAAAGCTAGGGAGAATCATGAGCCTGAAAGAAGATTGAAGTCTGAAGTGAGAAAAGATACAGATGCTAAGGATGAAAGCAAATATGAGAAACAAACTCATGTGAAGAGAAAAACTGAGAAAACAGCTGGTGGTTCAGAAAATGCATACGCTAAGAAGCATACTAGAGACTTGGTGGAGAGGGATAGGCATGTCAGCAGAAATGAGGGGAAATCTGAGAGAGATGACAAGAGAAAACATCAAACTagagatgatgaagaaaatagAGAAAGGAATACCACAAAAAGACATGAGACCCGAAAGGGGCATGCTTCAGAAACTAGTGATAGGAAGGAGAAGAAAGAACCATCGAGATCCCATCATGAGGACTCAAACCATAAAAGGAGACGTTCACAGAGCCGAGAGTGTGAGGACAGGCATAGAAGATCTATTTCTCTCTCACCAAGGGTGCACAAGCGTGCATCTCATCATGTGTCAGAGCATGAACTTTCCTCACATGGTGTAAAAGTGAGGTCTGGAAAACATTCTGATGACAGGAGCAGAATGACAAGTAATGGTTCGAGTGGCCACCATAGGCGACATGGTGGGTCCAGTAGTGGTCTTGGTGGCTACTCTCCAAGGAAGAGAAAGACTGAAGCTTCTGTTAGGACACCCTCGCCAGTTCATCGTTCAATGGAGAAGAGAACAGCTAAATGGGATCTTGCACCTGCAGAAACAGAAAATATGGTTTCTGGTTCAGCTTCTACTAATTTACAGGCATCAAGTCAATTGGTTTCCATCAATATGCATGCTATGGTCAATGCTCTTCCTAGTGTTTCAGTGACAGGGAATCCTCTAGTTGTGTCTTCGACCGGCTCTTTATCCTTTGACTCAGTTCAACTAACTGAAGCTACCAGGCCTATGAGAAGGCTTTATGTAGAAAATGTGCCAGCTTCAGCATCTGAGAAAGCTATGATGGAATCCTTCAACAATTTTTTGCTTTCATCTGGCGTTAATCATATCCGTGGAACCAAACCATGCATTAGCTGTATA ATACACAAAGGAAAGGGCCAAGCTCTTGTTGAATTCCTTACACCAGAGGATGCTTCGGCAGCTCTTTCTTTTGATGGCAGTACCTTGTCTGGTTCCATTCTCAAAATCAGGCGCCCTAAAGACTTCGTTGAAGTG ACTGGTGAACCAGAGAAATCGAAAGCAACAGTGACTACAGTCAATGATGTTGTGGAGGGTTCACATGACAGG ATATTCATTGGTGGGATTTCAAAGGCTCTTTCATCTGAAATG TTTGTGGAGATTGCTAATGCCTTCGGTCCTTTGAAGGCATATCACTTTGATAACAATGAGGATCTTCATGAACAATATGCTATTCTCGAG TATGTCGACCAGTCTGTTACTCACAAAGCCTGTGCTGGTCTGAATGGAATGAAGTTGGGAGGGCAAGTAATCACTGCAGTTCAGGCTGTTCTTGATGGTTTTTCCTCG GGAAATGGTGGAGATCGAAATTCCTGTATTATTCCTCAACTTGCGAGGCCGCTTCTTCAGAAGCCTACTCAAGTCCTTAAGCTTAAAAATCTG TTCCCAGAGGACTTCTCATCTTTATCTGAGGCGGAGGTGGAAGAAATACTAGAAGATGTACGGTTAGAGTGTTCCAG GTTTGGTACAATCAAATCCGTTAATGTTGTCAAGCATGCGAAGAGTATCATGGCAAATGgagaaaacaaaatgaatgaTAATATGAGGGAAACTGGAACTGGAGAGAAGCTAGCTGATGACGAAATAAATGTTGAAACGGAGACGATGGAAGAAGTCACTTATGGAAACTCTGGACGAACTGCTGTTGTGAACTTTCCGAGTAATTCTCACAAGTTAGTGGCAGGCAATAGTTATAATGATGAGAAACCTGCTGGCAACCTTTTGGACAATGAGTTATGCCGACAGGGTGAGTTTGAAGGTGATATCAATAATGAAGATGTAAACCATGGGAGTTTGGATGATGAACTGTATCCACCAGGGGGGCTTGATAGCAACAGTTCTGCTGGAGCTCAGCTTGATACTGAAATGGCTGTTGAAGATCTGACTTTGGAGATTGTAGGCAAGACAATTTCTCGAGAGGCCCCTAATCCGATTCATACCTCAAAAGAGGaatcaaattatcattttgacAGGAATGctgataaaattaaaagtgaagCCATGAATGTTGAGAAGATATCAGTAGTTGAAGAGAATGCAAATCTGGAGGAAGTCAATAGAAAGTTACCTGAAGGTCTTTCAAAGATCGAAGATCCTTCCTTTAAGAGTGAGTCAATAACAAGTTTTCAAGAGATCCCTGCCCAGCTGAATACCCAAAAAGAGGAACCAGACTCTCAAAATGACAAGGTTGATGATAATATTAAAAGCGAAATCATAAATGTAGACAAGAAATTGGTGCCCAAAGAAGAGCTGCAGCAGGAAGTAGGCGCTGGAAAGTTACCAAAAGCTGTAGATGGTTCTGCTGGTAGCACAAGAATGGAATTCAATGCTATTGAGAAGGATGAAAATAGGGAGAAGAACAATTTGAAAAAGATTTTTGAGCCCGGCTGTGTTTTTGTTCAGTATAGAAGAACAGAAGCATCATGCACAGCTGCACACTCTATACATGGACGGTTATTTGATAACCGGATTGTGACAGTAGAGTACATCGATCCAAACCTTTACCGGGTGAAATTTCCGGAATAA